The following are encoded together in the Conger conger chromosome 11, fConCon1.1, whole genome shotgun sequence genome:
- the lzts3b gene encoding leucine zipper putative tumor suppressor 3: MPGVSSAGRRSERSVMGSVGSGVAGEQEFAMKSVGTRTTLPRAPPPSRRGPAHRSCSSERPAPAPAPAPPSEVTEGGASGDGRSCGTDRPQLASDSASSAVSNGDRLPLSNAAFLNGAGRREGPRGGMPVDVCGNNVVLSSEKTSGGGGVGPVTQYREGPPVAKTDNHNPPKLLPVSGKLEQNNAGLVRPSAFKPVVPKSFHSMQNLVGQSGGAAGGGRSVAGAGAGAGGGAGSGAPPAPGAHREQDSPGGGGGSSAGGGGGQGGLSDSGRNSLTSLPTYSGSGSGYAPPHALPPLSASTSHINRLGTAAAPLEKPGYQNGLSASDSGRSSSGKSSSSYQRLSHLGDAPLPLRPSPSSDDVIQDLEDRLWEKEQEVLHMRRNLDQSEAAIVQVFEEKQRVWERDMEELRQNYAARLQQVSRRAQRMQQALQAQIARLQQDKRRLQDEIATLLAHREELERKCLDYRKEQADILPRLEETKWEVCQKAGEISLLKQQLRESQAEVTQRAGEMVALRGQLKEVAAQLREREELVLGLKDSYSNKSLKLEHCQGELKRTLTEVSLLRDKLGGFETEVMGLKQALGELSGGRAGGDGGGARGGAWSELSSPSSSSASTPQASQDTLLSLQSDEAKAQRQESGELRRQLELLQGELRLERQQRQKQSLTFAQERHIWQDEKERVLQYQAQLQLSYVETLQRNQALELRMGQLHEKLVSTSPASPPPPSLSVPLCLTLSPPPPIEEEKPSDPDPTLNQLAPPWPAHSRLERIESTEI, translated from the exons ATGCCGGGAGTGTCCAGCGCGGGGAGACGGAGTGAGCGGAGCGTGATGGGCAGTGTGGGCAGTGGTGTCGCAGGCGAGCAGGAGTTCGCTATGAAGAGCGTGGGCACACGCACCACCCTCCCACGAGCCCCGCCCCCGTCCCGCCGCGGCCCCGCCCACCGCAGCTGCAGCAGCGAgcgccccgccccggcccccgcccccgccccgccctctgAGGTCACGGAGGGCGGGGCCTCCGGCGACGGGCGGAGCTGCGGCACCGACCGACCCCAGCTCGCCTCTGACTCCGCCTCCTCCGCCGTCTCCAACGGCGACCGGCTGCCGTTGTCAAACGCGGCTTTTCTGAACGGGGCGGGGCGAAGGGAGGGGCCACGGGGGGGCATGCCCGTGGACGTCTGCGGAAACAACGTGGTCCTCAGCAGTGAGAAGACCAGCGGGGGAGGCGGCGTTGGCCCCGTCACACAGTACAGGGAGGGCCCTCCAGTGGCCAAAACCGACAATCACAACCCTCCCAAACTCCTGCCCGTGTCCGGGAAACTGGAGCAG AACAATGCTGGATTAGTGCGTCCGTCTGCCTTTAAGCCCGTGGTCCCCAAGAGCTTCCACTCCATGCAGAACCTGGTGGGGCAAAGTGGGGGCGCAGCTGGAGGGGGGCGCAGCGTagcgggggccggggccggtGCTGGAGGCGGGGCCGGGAGTGGGGCTCCCCCGGCGCCTGGGGCCCACAGGGAGCAGGACAGccctggggggggcgggggcagcagtgcaggtggcggagggggccaggggggccTGTCGGACTCCGGGAGGAACAGCCTTACCAGCCTACCCACCTACTCAGGCTCGGGTTCGGGGTACGCGCCCCCGCAcgccctgccccccctcagCGCCTCCACCAGTCACATCAACCGGCTGGGCACGGCGGCCGCGCCCCTGGAGAAACCGGGGTACCAGAATGGGCTGAGCGCCTCAGACAGCGGACGCTCCTCGTCGGGGAAGAGCTCCTCCTCCTACCAGAGGCTCAGCCACCTGGGCGACGCCCCGCTGCCACTGCGCCCCTCCCCGTCTTCCGATGACGTCATCCAGGACCTGGAGGACCGCCTGTGGGAGAAAGAGCAAGAG GTGCTGCACATGCGGCGGAACCTGGACCAGAGCGAGGCGGCCATCGTGCAGGTGTTCGAGGAGAAGCAGCGCGTGTGGGAGCGCGACATGGAGGAGCTGCGGCAAAACTACGCCGCGCGGCTGCAGCAGGTCTCCCGGCGCGCCCAGCGCATGCAGCAGGCCCTGCAGGCCCAGATCGCACGGCTGCAGCAGGACAAACGCCGCCTGCAGGACGAGATCGCCACCCTGCTGGCCCACCGCGAGGAGCTGGAGCGCAAGTGCCTGGACTACAGGAAGGAGCAGGCCGACATCCTGCCCCGCCTGGAGGAGACCAAGTGGGAG GTGTGTCAGAAGGCGGGGGAGATCTCCCTGCTGAAGCAGCAGCTGAGGGAGAGCCAGGCAGAGGTGACGCAGCGGGCGGGGGAGATGGTGGCCCTGCGGGGCCAGCTGAAGGAGGTGGCGGCTCAGCTGCGTGAGAGGGAGGAGCTGGTGCTGGGCCTCAAGGACTCCTACAGCAACAAGAGCCTGAAGCTGGAGCACTGCCAGGGAGAGCTGAAGAGAACCCTGACAGAG GTGTCTCTCCTGAGGGACAAGTTGGGCGGCTTCGAGACAGAGGTGATGGGATTGAAGCAGGCCCTGGGAGAGCTGAGTGGTGGCAGGGCGGGGGGCGATGGGGGCGGTGCTCGAGGCGGGGCCTGGAGTGAGCTGTCCTCCCCCAGCAGCTCCTCGGCCAGCACCCCCCAGGCCTCGCAGGACACCCTCCTGAGCCTGCAGAGCGACGAGGCCAAGGCCCAGAGGCAGGAG TCGGGGGAGCTGCGGCGGCAGCTGGAGCTCCTGCAGGGCGAGCTGCGTCTGGAGCGGCAGCAGCGGCAGAAGCAGTCGCTCACCTTCGCGCAGGAGCGGCACATCTGGCAGGATGAGAAGGAGCGGGTGCTGCAGTACCAGGCGCAGCTGCAGCTGAGCTACGTGGAGACGCTGCAGAGGAACCAGGCCCTGGAGCTGCGCATGGGCCAGCTCCACGAGAAGCTCGTCTCCACCTCCCCCGCCTCTCCGCCCCCACCCTCGCTCTCCGTGCCCCTctgcctcaccctctccccacctccccctatCGAGGAGGAGAAGCCCTCCGACCCCGACCCCACGCTCAACCAGCTGGCCCCGCCCTGGCCTGCCCACTCCCGCCTTGAGAGGATCGAGTCCACGGAAATATGA